One Mycolicibacterium pulveris genomic region harbors:
- a CDS encoding F0F1 ATP synthase subunit B: protein MVDLSTTVLAAEEGSGNFLLPNGTFFFVLILFLIVLGVISKWVVPPISKVLHEREAMIAKTVEDNRRAAQLRAAAEADYLKVMGEARREATDIREEARAEGRQIVEDARARANAEVSTLLQQANTELTEQSRALTAELQTSVETLAASLASRVLGVDVTTRTVPATTGQGR from the coding sequence ATGGTGGACCTCAGCACTACCGTCTTGGCGGCAGAGGAAGGTAGCGGCAACTTCCTGCTGCCCAACGGCACCTTCTTCTTCGTGCTGATCCTCTTCCTGATCGTGCTCGGCGTGATCAGCAAATGGGTTGTGCCGCCGATCAGCAAGGTGCTGCACGAGCGCGAGGCGATGATCGCCAAGACGGTCGAAGACAACCGGCGCGCAGCACAACTACGCGCTGCTGCCGAAGCCGATTACCTCAAGGTGATGGGTGAGGCTCGCCGGGAAGCGACCGACATTCGCGAAGAGGCCCGTGCCGAGGGTCGCCAGATCGTCGAGGACGCGCGCGCCCGCGCCAACGCCGAGGTCTCGACGTTGCTCCAGCAGGCCAACACCGAACTGACCGAGCAGTCCCGCGCTTTGACCGCTGAGCTGCAGACGTCGGTGGAGACGTTGGCGGCAAGCCTGGCCAGCCGGGTGCTCGGGGTCGACGTGACCACGCGCACGGTGCCGGCCACGACGGGTCAAGGACGGTAA
- the atpA gene encoding F0F1 ATP synthase subunit alpha — protein sequence MAELTISANEIQGAIEEYVAGFEAETEREEIGTVIDAGDGIAHVEGLPSVMTQELLEFPGGVLGVALNLDEHSIGAVILGDFENIEEGQQVKRTGDVLSVPVGDGFLGRVVNPLGQPIDGRGDIDTSERRALELQAPSVVQRQGVSEPLQTGIKAIDSMTPIGRGQRQLIIGDRKTGKTAVCVDTILNQRQNWETGDPNQQVRCVYVAIGQKGTTIASVRRTLEEGGAMDYTTIVAAPASDSAGFKWLAPYTGSAIAQHWMYDGKHVLIVFDDLTKQAEAYRAISLLLRRPPGREAYPGDVFYLHSRLLERCAKLSDELGGGSLTGLPIIETKANDISAYIPTNVISITDGQCFLETDLFNQGVRPAINVGVSVSRVGGAAQIKAMKEVAGSLRLDLSQYRELESFAAFASDLDETSKAQLDRGARLVELLKQPQNSPMPVEEQVVAIFLGTKGHLDSVPVEDVQRFEQEFLEHVKASHEAILKDIRDTTKLSDETAEKLADVVNEFKKGFATTDGSSVVPDEHVEAMAEEDIEKESVKVRKPAPKKKS from the coding sequence ATGGCAGAGTTGACGATCTCAGCGAATGAGATCCAAGGTGCGATCGAGGAGTACGTAGCCGGGTTCGAAGCCGAAACCGAGCGCGAGGAAATCGGCACCGTCATCGACGCGGGCGACGGTATCGCCCACGTCGAGGGCCTCCCGTCGGTGATGACCCAGGAGTTGCTGGAGTTCCCGGGTGGCGTGCTCGGCGTCGCGCTCAACCTCGACGAGCACAGCATCGGCGCGGTGATCCTCGGTGACTTCGAGAACATCGAGGAGGGCCAGCAGGTCAAGCGGACGGGTGACGTGCTCTCGGTGCCCGTCGGTGACGGCTTCCTCGGTCGCGTGGTCAACCCGCTGGGGCAGCCGATCGACGGTCGCGGCGACATCGACACGTCCGAGCGCCGGGCGCTCGAGCTGCAGGCGCCGTCGGTGGTGCAGCGTCAGGGTGTGAGCGAGCCGCTGCAGACGGGTATCAAGGCCATCGACTCGATGACCCCGATCGGCCGCGGGCAGCGACAGCTGATCATCGGCGACCGCAAGACCGGCAAGACGGCCGTCTGTGTCGACACCATCCTCAACCAGCGCCAGAACTGGGAGACGGGCGACCCCAATCAGCAGGTCCGCTGCGTGTACGTGGCGATCGGCCAGAAGGGCACCACCATCGCCAGCGTCCGCCGCACTCTCGAAGAGGGTGGCGCGATGGACTACACCACCATCGTCGCTGCGCCGGCGTCGGACTCGGCCGGCTTCAAATGGCTTGCGCCCTATACGGGTTCGGCCATTGCCCAGCACTGGATGTACGACGGCAAGCACGTGCTCATCGTCTTCGACGACCTGACCAAGCAGGCCGAGGCGTACCGCGCGATCTCGCTGCTGCTCCGTCGCCCGCCCGGCCGCGAGGCCTATCCCGGCGACGTGTTCTACCTGCACTCCCGGTTGCTGGAGCGCTGCGCCAAGCTCTCCGACGAACTGGGCGGAGGCTCACTCACCGGGCTGCCGATCATCGAGACCAAGGCCAACGACATCTCGGCCTACATCCCGACCAACGTCATCTCGATCACCGACGGGCAGTGCTTCCTGGAGACCGACCTGTTCAACCAGGGCGTGCGGCCGGCCATCAACGTCGGCGTGTCGGTGTCGCGCGTCGGTGGTGCCGCGCAGATCAAGGCGATGAAAGAGGTGGCGGGCTCGCTGCGACTGGATCTGTCGCAGTACCGCGAACTCGAGTCGTTCGCGGCGTTCGCGTCGGACCTCGACGAAACCTCGAAGGCTCAGCTGGACCGCGGTGCGCGGCTGGTCGAGCTGCTCAAGCAACCGCAGAACAGTCCGATGCCGGTCGAGGAGCAGGTGGTCGCCATCTTCCTGGGCACCAAGGGCCACCTGGACTCGGTGCCGGTGGAGGACGTCCAGCGGTTCGAGCAGGAGTTCCTCGAGCACGTCAAGGCCTCACACGAGGCGATCCTCAAGGACATTCGGGACACCACCAAGCTCTCCGATGAGACCGCCGAGAAGCTCGCCGACGTGGTCAACGAGTTCAAGAAGGGCTTCGCGACCACCGATGGCAGCTCCGTGGTGCCAGACGAACACGTCGAGGCCATGGCCGAAGAGGACATCGAAAAGGAATCGGTGAAGGTACGCAAGCCGGCACCGAAGAAGAAGTCGTAG
- a CDS encoding F0F1 ATP synthase subunit C, producing MDPTIAAGALIGGGLLLGGGAVGAAIGDGVVGSALVNGVARQPEAQGRLFVPFFITVGLVEAMYFINLAFMALFVFATPVG from the coding sequence ATGGATCCCACTATCGCTGCTGGCGCACTCATTGGCGGCGGTCTTCTCTTGGGTGGCGGCGCTGTAGGTGCTGCCATCGGTGACGGTGTCGTCGGCAGTGCTTTGGTCAACGGCGTAGCGCGGCAGCCGGAGGCCCAGGGCAGGCTCTTCGTGCCGTTCTTCATCACCGTTGGTCTGGTGGAGGCCATGTACTTCATCAACCTGGCCTTCATGGCGCTGTTCGTCTTCGCCACCCCGGTCGGCTAG
- the atpB gene encoding F0F1 ATP synthase subunit A, translating to MTQNILAADSGIHVGTHTTANWFGLTVNTDTMLSATIAAVIVLALAFYLRAKVTSTGVPTGVQLFWEGITIQARNQIESAIGMRIAPFVLPLAVTLFAYILIANWLSVFPWQYSDETGIHELLKPAAADINFVLALGLFVFICYHAAGFWRRGLIGHPLRLLKGHVAFLAPINLVEEIAKPISLSLRLFGNVFAGGIMVTIIALFPAYIMWAPNALWKSFELFIGAIQAFIFALLTILYFGQSMELEDEHH from the coding sequence ATGACCCAGAACATCCTGGCCGCCGACTCCGGAATCCACGTCGGCACGCACACCACCGCCAACTGGTTCGGGCTGACGGTCAACACCGACACGATGTTGTCCGCCACCATCGCCGCGGTGATCGTGCTGGCGCTCGCGTTCTATCTCCGCGCCAAGGTCACCTCCACCGGCGTCCCCACCGGTGTTCAGTTGTTCTGGGAAGGCATTACGATCCAGGCGCGCAACCAGATCGAGTCGGCGATCGGGATGCGTATCGCGCCGTTCGTGCTGCCGCTCGCGGTGACGCTGTTCGCCTACATCCTCATCGCCAACTGGCTGTCGGTGTTCCCGTGGCAGTACTCGGACGAGACCGGCATCCATGAGCTGCTCAAGCCGGCCGCCGCCGACATCAACTTCGTGCTGGCGCTGGGCCTGTTCGTGTTCATCTGCTACCACGCGGCCGGCTTCTGGCGCCGCGGCCTCATCGGCCACCCGCTGCGGCTGCTCAAGGGGCACGTGGCCTTCCTGGCGCCGATCAACCTCGTCGAAGAGATCGCCAAGCCGATCTCACTGTCCTTGCGACTTTTCGGCAACGTGTTCGCCGGCGGCATCATGGTCACGATCATCGCGTTGTTCCCGGCCTACATCATGTGGGCGCCCAACGCGCTGTGGAAGTCTTTCGAACTGTTCATCGGTGCCATCCAGGCGTTCATCTTCGCGCTGCTGACGATCCTGTACTTCGGTCAGTCCATGGAGCTCGAAGACGAACACCACTAA
- a CDS encoding F0F1 ATP synthase subunit B/delta — translation MSTFIGQLIGFAIIVFGITKWVVPLVRRMMQQQQENVRTQLAEHAEAEKKVAEADSEHAKALEEAKAEAAKVVEEARHDAEKIAEQLRNQADLELERIKTQGAQQIQLLRQQLIRELRQSLGAESVHRAGDLVREFVSDSSEQSATVDRFLSELDEMAPSSTVFTDAATAKLRAASRESITKVVDRFDETVAGSEADTLTGLADDLVSIVKLLRAEAVLARHLADPSADAGPKTALAERLLSGKVSDSALDIVKTAVSQRWSTTSDLAHGLQHIARLALLVRAEREGQIEDVEDQLFRFSRVLDAEPRLISLLSDFTTPAEGRVKLLNDVLRGRASKNTADLLRQTVELVHGERADEVVRDLANLAVSRRGEVVAHVRAAAELSDAQRNRLTELLTRIYAHPVSLQLDVDPALIGGLTIAVGDEVIDGSLASKLAAAESHLPD, via the coding sequence GTGTCGACCTTCATCGGACAGCTGATCGGCTTCGCGATCATCGTCTTCGGCATCACGAAGTGGGTGGTGCCGCTGGTGCGCCGGATGATGCAGCAGCAGCAGGAGAACGTGCGCACCCAGCTCGCCGAGCACGCCGAGGCGGAGAAGAAAGTCGCGGAGGCCGATTCCGAGCACGCCAAGGCGTTGGAGGAAGCCAAGGCCGAAGCGGCCAAGGTGGTCGAGGAGGCGCGCCACGACGCCGAGAAGATCGCCGAGCAGCTGCGGAATCAAGCCGATCTTGAGCTTGAGCGCATCAAAACCCAAGGTGCACAACAAATTCAGTTGCTACGCCAGCAGCTGATTCGGGAGCTGCGCCAAAGCCTGGGTGCCGAATCCGTGCACCGCGCCGGAGATCTGGTGCGCGAGTTCGTCTCCGACTCGTCCGAGCAGTCCGCAACGGTCGACCGTTTCCTTTCCGAACTCGACGAAATGGCGCCGTCCAGCACGGTGTTCACCGATGCCGCCACGGCGAAACTGCGCGCGGCCAGCCGGGAGTCGATCACCAAGGTCGTCGATCGGTTCGATGAGACGGTTGCGGGCAGCGAGGCCGACACGCTGACCGGCTTGGCCGACGACCTGGTTTCGATCGTGAAACTGCTGCGTGCCGAAGCCGTGCTGGCCAGGCACCTGGCCGACCCGTCCGCAGACGCCGGCCCCAAGACCGCGCTGGCCGAACGGCTGCTGTCCGGCAAAGTGTCGGACTCGGCGCTGGACATCGTCAAAACCGCTGTCTCACAACGCTGGTCGACGACCTCGGATCTGGCCCACGGCTTGCAGCACATCGCCAGGCTGGCGTTGTTGGTCCGTGCCGAGCGCGAAGGCCAGATCGAGGACGTCGAAGACCAGCTCTTCCGATTCAGCCGCGTGCTGGACGCTGAACCGCGGTTGATCAGCTTGCTGAGCGACTTCACGACGCCGGCGGAGGGGCGCGTCAAGCTGCTGAACGACGTGCTGCGAGGTCGGGCGAGCAAGAACACCGCCGACCTGCTGCGCCAGACGGTCGAACTTGTGCACGGTGAGCGAGCCGATGAGGTGGTCCGCGATCTGGCGAACCTCGCGGTGTCCCGTCGCGGTGAGGTCGTCGCGCACGTCCGTGCCGCCGCGGAACTCTCCGATGCCCAGCGCAACCGGCTCACCGAGCTGCTCACCCGCATCTACGCCCATCCGGTGTCGCTTCAGCTCGATGTGGACCCGGCGCTGATCGGCGGGCTGACCATCGCCGTCGGTGACGAGGTGATCGACGGATCGCTGGCGTCGAAACTGGCCGCGGCCGAAAGCCACTTGCCCGACTGA
- a CDS encoding ATP synthase subunit I produces the protein MTTPAHDAPLVLPSVAFRPLRLAAICAVLAGLGTLAAALLGHLMVGVFFGIGLALGLVNALLVRRSATNITSQPHPLKSKMALNSATRLMILTIIGLAIAFIFRPAGLGVVFGMALFQMLLVFTTTLPVAKKLRAGGAADGFEGEPTQQ, from the coding sequence GTGACGACGCCAGCGCACGACGCGCCGTTGGTACTGCCGTCGGTTGCGTTCCGGCCGTTGCGCCTGGCGGCAATCTGCGCGGTGCTCGCCGGACTCGGCACATTGGCGGCGGCGCTTCTCGGCCACCTGATGGTCGGGGTGTTCTTCGGGATCGGCCTCGCGCTCGGTCTGGTGAACGCCCTCCTGGTGCGGCGGTCGGCCACCAACATCACGTCGCAGCCCCATCCGCTGAAAAGCAAGATGGCGCTGAATTCCGCGACGCGCCTGATGATCTTGACCATCATCGGGCTCGCCATCGCGTTCATCTTCCGGCCCGCTGGTCTCGGCGTCGTCTTCGGCATGGCCCTGTTCCAGATGCTGCTCGTCTTCACAACCACGCTGCCCGTGGCGAAGAAACTGCGGGCGGGCGGCGCCGCTGACGGATTCGAAGGGGAACCCACACAGCAATGA